DNA from Amorphoplanes friuliensis DSM 7358:
GTCCGGCGGCCACGGCCAGTACGCCGTCTGCTCGATCGAGGTCGAGCCGCTGCCGCGTGGTTCCGGCTTCGAGTTCGTGGACAAGGTCGTCGGCGGCGCGGTGCCGCACAACTACATCCCGTCGGTGGAGAAGGGTGTCCGGGCGCAGCTCGAGAAGGGCATCGTCGCCGGTTATCCCGTCGTCGACCTGCGGGTGACGCTCGTGGACGGCAAGGCGCACAGTGTCGACTCCTCCGACGCCGCGTTCCAGACCGCCGGGGCGCTGGCGCTGCGGACGGCGGCCGAGCAGGGCCGGGTGGCGCTGCTCGAGCCCGTCGACGAGATCGTGGTGCGGGTGCCGGACACCTACGTCGGTGCCGTGATGAGCGATCTGTCCGGCCGCCGCGGGCGCCCGCTGGGCACCGAGGCGGACGAGGACGGCGAGCACAGCCTGGTCCGGGCCGAGGTGCCCGCCACCGAGCTGGTCCGTTACGCGGTCGAGCTGCGGGCTCTGACGTCCGGCACCGGGACGTTCAGCCGGGTGTACGCCCGGCACGAGCCGATGCCCGCCCACCTGGCCGACGCGGTCCGCAAGGAGCACGCCGCCCGGTGACTCAGACGGCCGGCGCCATCGGGTAGGACGGCAGCTCGATGGCGTTGGCCGCCACGTGCAGCGGCTGCGTCACCTTCTCGACGATCTGCCGCTTGAGCGGGTGGTACTTCAGCGTCCGCATGCCGTAGTTGCGGAACGCCAGGGCGAAGCGGCCGCCCGGGACCATGTCACCGGCCATCTTGCGGCCGAAGGCGAGGTTCTTCTCCACGAACGGCCGGAGCAGCGTCTCGTAGCGGTCGAAGGCGGTCCGGTGGTCACCACCGGCCGCCGCGAGCTCGCCGGCCAGCGCGTACGCCCCGACCAGGGCCATGCTCGTGCCCTGCCCGGCCGCCGGGGACGGGCAGTGCGCCGCGTCGCCGAGCAGCACGACCCGCCCGGCGGACCAGCGGGGCAGCTCGATCTGGCTCAGTGAGTCGAGGTAGACGTTCTCCGAGGCGCGCATGGCCGCCAGGAAGTCCGGCACCCGCCAGCCGAGCCCGGTGAACTGCTCCGCGAAACTCTCCCGGTCGAGCACCGGCGAGGGCGAGCCGCAGACCAGGCCGACCTTGGCCGGGGCCGACGGGCCGGTGCTGTAGGCGAAGACCATCCGGCCGGGCTCGGTGTAGAAGACCTCCTCGCGGTCCAGCCCCAGGCCGTTCGGCACGTCGAAGATCGAGATGTGGCCGCCCAGGTAGCGCAGCGGCACCTCCCCCATGACCTTGCGCCGGGTGGCCGAGTGCACCCCGTCGGCCCCGACGACCAGTGCGAACCGGCGGGCGGCGCCGCTCTCGAAGATGACGTCCACACCGTCGGGGCCCTCGGTCATCGAGGCGATGGCGTCGCCGAAGACGTACTCGACGTCGGCGGCCGTGGCGTCGTACAGGATCCGGGTCAGGTCGGTGCGCATGACCTCGAGGTCGTCGTTGCGGCGGCCCATCAGCAGGTCGGCGTCGAGCCGGGCGATCCGGCCGCCGTCGCGCTTGACGTAGGTGACGTGCCGCATGCCGGTGTCGACGGCCCGGGCCGCCTCGAAGACGCCCATGCGCTTGAGCACCTCGATCGCGGCGCCGCGGATGTCCACCTTGTAACCGCCGTCGCGCAGGACCGGGGCCCGCTCGACGACCGTCGGCACAAAACCGTGCCGGTGCAGCTGGTGTGCCAGGGCGGGACCGGCCATGCCGGCGCCGGAGATGAGGACCTCTCGCTGTGTCATGCGAGTTACTATACAAACGTCTTACACGTTTGTATAGAACTTAGGATGTCAGCCATGGGACACCGGGAAGACCTGCTGGCCGGCGCCAAACGCTGCCTCTACGACAAGGGGTACGCGCGCACCACGGCCCGGGACATCGTCGCGGCGTCCGGCACCAACCTCGGCTCGATCGGCTACCACTACGGCTCGACCGCGGGCCTGATGAACGCCGCGATGCTGAGCGCCATCGAGGACTGGGGCGACGCGATCGGCGAGGCCCTGTCGGCCGAGATCACCGACGAGTCCGACGACCCGATGGTCCGCTA
Protein-coding regions in this window:
- a CDS encoding FAD-dependent monooxygenase, with amino-acid sequence MTQREVLISGAGMAGPALAHQLHRHGFVPTVVERAPVLRDGGYKVDIRGAAIEVLKRMGVFEAARAVDTGMRHVTYVKRDGGRIARLDADLLMGRRNDDLEVMRTDLTRILYDATAADVEYVFGDAIASMTEGPDGVDVIFESGAARRFALVVGADGVHSATRRKVMGEVPLRYLGGHISIFDVPNGLGLDREEVFYTEPGRMVFAYSTGPSAPAKVGLVCGSPSPVLDRESFAEQFTGLGWRVPDFLAAMRASENVYLDSLSQIELPRWSAGRVVLLGDAAHCPSPAAGQGTSMALVGAYALAGELAAAGGDHRTAFDRYETLLRPFVEKNLAFGRKMAGDMVPGGRFALAFRNYGMRTLKYHPLKRQIVEKVTQPLHVAANAIELPSYPMAPAV